From the Rhodococcus sp. NBC_00297 genome, one window contains:
- a CDS encoding flavin-containing monooxygenase: MGVTARVLREDPSADVLVIERADDVGGTWRDNTYPGVACDVPTSLYSFSFAPHSDWSHTFARGPEIHRYLRGVADDFGIRDRLVTGCALLGAQWDEERCVWDVTTEKGDLTCRVLVAATGTLSTPKLPAVPGLDTFAGHTFHSATWDHDYDLRGKRVAVVGTGASAIQFVPEIAPVTSQLHVFQRTPAWVIPRMDRTRGPIERWFYRRAPWTLEAQRGAIYAYREMYVEMMAKRPKLLSIAHTIATGFLRLKVRDGGLRKRLTPGYTIGCKRMLLSNDWYDTLQRPDVELVDSGLASITPTGVVDAAGREREVDAIVFGTGFTPTEPPVAHLLRGSDGRTLAERWGGSPRAYRGTTMAGFPNLFLMYGPNTNLGHSSIVYMLESQSAYVESALREMTRRSVDAVDVSPSAVDEWNASLDADLAGTVWNTGGCSSWYLDASGRNSAMWPTFTWKFRKATAAFDIENYRTMRARGGPDVGRTVGSTPSEKAAI, from the coding sequence ATGGGTGTGACGGCGCGGGTGCTCCGCGAGGACCCGTCCGCCGACGTGCTCGTGATCGAGCGTGCCGACGACGTCGGTGGGACCTGGCGCGACAACACGTATCCCGGTGTCGCGTGCGATGTTCCGACGTCGCTGTACTCGTTCTCCTTCGCCCCGCACTCCGACTGGAGCCACACCTTCGCTCGTGGACCGGAGATCCATCGGTACCTGCGCGGGGTGGCCGACGACTTCGGGATCCGAGACCGTCTCGTCACGGGTTGCGCGCTGCTCGGGGCGCAGTGGGACGAGGAACGCTGCGTCTGGGACGTCACCACGGAGAAGGGTGATCTGACCTGCCGAGTGTTGGTCGCGGCCACGGGAACGCTCTCGACGCCGAAGCTGCCCGCTGTGCCGGGCCTCGACACATTCGCCGGCCACACCTTCCACTCCGCGACGTGGGACCACGACTACGACCTGCGCGGCAAGCGTGTCGCCGTCGTGGGCACCGGTGCGTCGGCCATCCAGTTCGTTCCCGAGATCGCCCCGGTCACGTCGCAACTGCACGTCTTCCAGCGCACCCCGGCGTGGGTGATCCCGCGCATGGACCGCACGCGCGGTCCGATCGAGCGATGGTTCTACCGCCGCGCGCCGTGGACACTCGAGGCGCAGCGCGGTGCGATCTACGCGTACCGCGAGATGTACGTCGAGATGATGGCCAAGCGGCCCAAGCTTCTGTCGATCGCGCACACGATAGCCACGGGTTTCCTCCGACTGAAGGTGCGCGACGGCGGACTCCGGAAGCGCCTCACGCCGGGCTACACCATCGGCTGCAAGCGCATGCTGTTGTCCAACGACTGGTACGACACGTTGCAGCGACCGGACGTCGAACTGGTGGACAGCGGTCTGGCCTCGATCACGCCGACAGGTGTGGTGGACGCCGCGGGACGCGAGCGCGAGGTCGACGCCATCGTCTTCGGTACCGGCTTCACCCCCACCGAGCCGCCCGTCGCACATCTGTTGCGCGGCAGCGACGGTCGAACTCTCGCCGAGCGGTGGGGCGGCAGCCCGCGCGCCTACCGAGGTACGACGATGGCCGGCTTCCCGAATCTCTTCCTCATGTACGGGCCGAACACCAACCTGGGACACAGCTCGATCGTCTACATGCTCGAGTCCCAGTCGGCGTACGTCGAATCCGCTCTGCGCGAGATGACGCGTCGCAGCGTCGATGCCGTCGACGTGAGTCCGTCCGCGGTCGACGAGTGGAACGCGTCTCTCGACGCCGACCTGGCCGGCACGGTGTGGAACACCGGTGGGTGTTCGAGTTGGTACCTGGACGCGAGTGGACGGAACTCGGCCATGTGGCCGACCTTCACGTGGAAGTTCCGCAAGGCGACCGCCGCGTTCGACATCGAGAACTACCGCACGATGCGGGCGCGCGGAGGGCCGGACGTCGGCCGAACTGTGGGAAGTACACCGTCGGAGAAGGCAGCAATATGA
- a CDS encoding PspC domain-containing protein, producing MTSPARRLTRSRQSKLIAGVCGGLAERFGLSAGLVRLLFVLSCILPGPQFVIYLVLWIAIPKSSY from the coding sequence ATGACCAGCCCGGCCCGCAGGCTCACCCGTTCACGTCAGAGCAAGCTCATCGCCGGAGTGTGCGGCGGTCTCGCCGAACGCTTCGGTCTGAGCGCAGGACTCGTGCGCCTGCTGTTCGTCCTCTCGTGCATCCTTCCGGGACCGCAGTTCGTGATCTACCTGGTCCTGTGGATCGCGATCCCCAAGTCGTCCTACTGA
- a CDS encoding GMC oxidoreductase, which yields MKNTYDVIVVGSGFGGSVSALRLTEKGYRVGVLESGRRFEDDELPKTSWRLRKYLWAPMIGCYGLQRIHLLPNVLVMAGAGVGGGSLNYANTLYQPPSRFFEDPQWGDITDWEAEMTPYYKQARRMLGVEDNPTITPADKVMRDIAEEMGVGDTFSTTPVGVFFGQPGQKGRDVPDPFFGGVGPTRTGCTECGACMTGCRVGAKNTLVKNYLYLAEKAGAMVHPLTTVTSVRPREGGGYEVRTRRTGAKLRRKETVMTADHVVFAAGTYGTQKLMLAMKETGDLPHLSDKLGSVVRTNSEAVLAATARDRQIDYTEGVAITSSFHPNDHTHIEPVRYGKGSNAIGLLQTVLSDGGGRLPRPLKTLGVALRHPAATVRSLSVKNWSERTVIALVMQTDDNSLELGSRKGRFGRRLTSRPGGGSPPPKWIPEGHIAIRKAADKIGGDPGGSFADVFDIPMTAHFLGGCVIGATPERGVIDAYHRVFGHEGLHVVDGSAVSANLGVNPSLTITAQAERAMALWPNKGENDQRPPVGTGYEPLAPVRPVAPVVPAEAPGALRLPLTVVGRNR from the coding sequence ATGAAGAACACCTACGACGTCATCGTCGTCGGATCGGGTTTCGGCGGCAGCGTCTCCGCCCTGCGTCTGACCGAGAAGGGATACCGAGTCGGTGTCCTGGAATCCGGTCGTCGTTTCGAGGACGACGAGCTGCCCAAGACGAGCTGGCGACTGCGGAAGTATCTGTGGGCGCCCATGATCGGGTGCTACGGACTGCAGCGGATCCACCTGCTCCCCAATGTCCTGGTGATGGCCGGAGCCGGTGTCGGCGGCGGATCGCTGAACTACGCGAACACTCTGTACCAGCCCCCGAGCCGCTTCTTCGAGGATCCGCAGTGGGGTGACATCACCGACTGGGAAGCGGAGATGACGCCGTACTACAAGCAGGCGCGTCGGATGCTGGGCGTCGAGGACAACCCGACCATCACCCCCGCGGACAAGGTCATGCGCGACATCGCCGAGGAGATGGGCGTCGGTGACACGTTCAGCACCACACCGGTCGGCGTGTTCTTCGGTCAGCCGGGGCAGAAGGGTCGCGACGTCCCGGACCCGTTCTTCGGTGGCGTCGGACCCACCCGGACAGGCTGCACCGAGTGCGGTGCGTGCATGACGGGCTGCCGTGTCGGCGCCAAGAACACCCTGGTGAAGAACTACCTCTACCTCGCCGAGAAAGCCGGTGCCATGGTGCATCCGCTGACCACGGTCACCTCGGTGCGTCCCCGCGAGGGCGGTGGATACGAGGTGCGGACGCGTCGCACCGGTGCGAAGCTGCGGCGCAAGGAGACCGTGATGACGGCCGACCACGTCGTCTTCGCCGCCGGCACCTACGGGACCCAGAAGTTGATGCTGGCGATGAAGGAGACCGGAGATCTGCCCCACCTGTCGGACAAGCTCGGGTCCGTGGTGCGTACCAACTCCGAAGCGGTGCTGGCCGCGACGGCGCGTGACCGGCAGATCGACTACACGGAGGGCGTGGCGATCACCTCGTCGTTCCACCCCAACGATCACACGCACATCGAGCCGGTGCGATACGGCAAGGGCAGCAACGCCATCGGACTGTTACAGACCGTTCTCAGTGACGGCGGCGGCAGGCTGCCGCGACCGCTGAAGACGCTGGGCGTCGCGCTGCGCCACCCGGCCGCCACCGTGCGCAGCCTGTCGGTGAAGAACTGGTCGGAACGCACCGTCATAGCGCTCGTCATGCAGACCGACGACAACTCGCTGGAACTCGGTTCCAGGAAAGGTCGATTCGGTCGGCGTCTGACCTCTCGCCCGGGAGGTGGCAGCCCGCCGCCGAAGTGGATTCCGGAGGGTCACATCGCGATCAGGAAGGCCGCGGACAAGATCGGCGGCGACCCGGGTGGCTCGTTCGCGGACGTGTTCGACATTCCCATGACCGCGCACTTCCTCGGTGGTTGTGTCATCGGTGCGACGCCGGAACGGGGCGTCATCGACGCGTACCACCGGGTGTTCGGGCACGAGGGTCTGCACGTCGTCGACGGATCGGCCGTGAGCGCGAACCTCGGCGTCAATCCGTCGCTCACCATCACCGCCCAGGCTGAGCGGGCGATGGCCCTGTGGCCGAACAAGGGAGAAAACGATCAGCGTCCGCCGGTCGGCACAGGGTACGAACCCCTCGCCCCGGTCCGCCCCGTCGCTCCCGTGGTTCCCGCCGAAGCACCCGGCGCACTGCGACTCCCGCTCACCGTGGTGGGTCGGAACCGCTGA
- a CDS encoding catalase, whose translation MTQPRPTTNNAGIPVPSDEHSLTAGAQGPILLHDHYLIEKMAQFNRERVPERVVHAKGAGAFGTFEVTGDISQYTRAAVFQPGAKTEMLARFSTVAGEQGSPDTWRDPRGFALKFYTTEGNWDMVGNNTPVFFVRDPLKFQDFIRSQKRMPDSGLRDNNMQWDFWTLSPESAHQVTWLMGDRGIPKSFRHMDGFGSHTYQFIAADGTKSWVKFHFKTDQGIDYLTQDKADELAGTSPDHHRQDLFGSIRNRDFPSWTVKVQIMPYDDAETYRYNPFDLTKVWSQKDYPLIEVGTMTLNKNPENFHAQIEQSSFEPSNLVPGIGASPDKMLLGRIFSYADAHRYRIGTNYAQLPVNRAKAEINSYSKEGAMNIHYNSAETPVYAPNSYGGPAADTNAYGDDGAWDFEPRFVRTGYVQHPEDGDFVQAGILVREIMDDDARERLVGNIVGHALNGVTEPVLQRVFQYWSNVDPEIGKKVEEGVRSGQGETAPTTGAGAVDDPADEAAKV comes from the coding sequence ATGACACAGCCGAGGCCCACGACCAACAACGCCGGTATCCCGGTTCCCAGCGACGAGCACTCCCTCACTGCGGGTGCGCAGGGACCGATCCTGCTGCACGATCACTACCTCATCGAGAAGATGGCGCAGTTCAACCGTGAGCGGGTCCCGGAGCGTGTGGTGCACGCCAAGGGTGCAGGCGCCTTCGGCACGTTCGAGGTCACCGGTGACATCTCGCAGTACACGCGGGCGGCGGTGTTCCAGCCCGGCGCGAAGACCGAGATGCTGGCGCGCTTCTCCACCGTCGCGGGCGAGCAGGGCAGCCCCGACACGTGGCGCGACCCCCGCGGTTTCGCGCTGAAGTTCTACACCACCGAAGGCAACTGGGACATGGTCGGCAACAACACGCCGGTGTTCTTCGTGCGCGATCCGTTGAAGTTCCAGGACTTCATCCGCAGCCAGAAGCGCATGCCCGACTCCGGTCTCCGAGACAACAACATGCAGTGGGACTTCTGGACCCTGTCGCCCGAGTCGGCGCACCAGGTGACCTGGCTGATGGGTGACCGCGGAATCCCGAAGTCGTTCCGCCACATGGACGGTTTCGGTTCGCACACGTACCAGTTCATCGCTGCCGACGGCACCAAGTCGTGGGTCAAGTTCCACTTCAAGACGGATCAGGGCATCGACTACCTGACACAGGACAAGGCCGACGAGCTGGCGGGCACGTCGCCCGATCATCATCGTCAGGACCTGTTCGGATCGATCCGCAACCGCGACTTCCCGAGCTGGACCGTCAAGGTGCAGATCATGCCGTACGACGATGCCGAGACGTACAGGTACAACCCGTTCGATCTGACCAAGGTCTGGTCGCAGAAGGACTACCCGTTGATCGAGGTCGGCACGATGACCTTGAACAAGAACCCGGAGAACTTCCACGCCCAGATCGAGCAGAGCTCGTTCGAGCCGTCCAACCTCGTTCCGGGCATCGGTGCGAGCCCGGACAAGATGTTGCTCGGACGCATCTTCAGCTACGCGGACGCGCACCGGTACCGCATCGGCACCAATTACGCGCAGCTGCCGGTCAATCGGGCGAAGGCGGAGATCAACTCCTACTCCAAGGAGGGTGCGATGAACATCCACTACAACTCCGCGGAGACGCCCGTGTACGCCCCGAACTCGTACGGTGGTCCCGCCGCCGACACGAACGCGTACGGCGACGACGGTGCCTGGGACTTCGAGCCCCGATTCGTGCGCACCGGGTACGTGCAGCATCCCGAGGACGGCGACTTCGTCCAGGCCGGCATTCTCGTGCGCGAGATCATGGACGACGACGCCCGCGAGCGTCTCGTGGGCAACATCGTCGGCCACGCGCTCAACGGTGTCACCGAGCCTGTGCTGCAGCGGGTGTTCCAGTACTGGAGCAACGTCGACCCCGAGATCGGCAAGAAGGTCGAGGAGGGTGTGCGCTCCGGACAGGGCGAGACCGCCCCCACGACCGGCGCCGGCGCGGTGGACGACCCGGCCGACGAGGCCGCGAAGGTCTGA
- a CDS encoding SMP-30/gluconolactonase/LRE family protein, with the protein MSTFSLTRVMVTVVAVAAMTVFGSATGSADPAVQPSPAPGGARTFSELPLPGQPEGIAVDPSDGSVWTGSNRPRSTGTVWHHDGSGALIGTYDLVGHSPDAEHGVNGIALDGAGRVYALDWSGARAVRLDPASGAQSVYATFPDLPSCGRGIVPCEPSPVDRPAWPNYPVFDAAGNLYVSDLNQATIWKVPAGGGEARIWYQSPDFVSLYSVNGMQFDAQGRLVFVVTISLTGDPSIFRGKLFRLGVDGNGGPGTREEIATTSQGDGIAIGESGRVYVAVANPIINDVEIVEPGRGVVGALPSPEARATLAVPLVTPASLAFRGTSVLATNHSQYAIDPREWSIQELGVGERGLPLLYPSP; encoded by the coding sequence GTGTCGACGTTCTCTCTGACCAGAGTCATGGTCACCGTGGTGGCAGTGGCCGCCATGACCGTGTTCGGGAGTGCCACGGGGAGTGCGGATCCCGCCGTACAACCGTCGCCGGCGCCCGGTGGCGCACGAACGTTCTCCGAGCTTCCGCTGCCCGGACAGCCGGAGGGCATCGCCGTCGATCCGTCCGACGGCAGCGTGTGGACGGGATCGAATCGGCCCCGATCGACGGGAACGGTCTGGCATCACGACGGATCCGGTGCACTGATCGGCACCTACGATCTCGTGGGGCATTCCCCGGACGCCGAGCACGGGGTCAACGGCATCGCGCTGGACGGTGCGGGCCGGGTGTACGCGCTCGACTGGTCGGGTGCGCGTGCGGTACGACTCGATCCTGCATCGGGAGCCCAGTCGGTCTACGCGACGTTCCCCGATCTGCCGTCCTGTGGTCGGGGGATCGTCCCGTGCGAGCCGAGCCCTGTCGATCGACCCGCGTGGCCCAACTACCCGGTGTTCGACGCGGCGGGCAATCTGTACGTGAGCGATCTGAACCAGGCCACCATCTGGAAGGTGCCGGCCGGCGGCGGTGAGGCTCGGATCTGGTACCAGAGTCCAGATTTCGTGTCGCTGTACAGCGTCAACGGCATGCAGTTCGACGCGCAGGGCCGCCTCGTCTTCGTGGTCACGATCTCCCTGACAGGGGACCCGTCGATCTTCCGCGGGAAGCTGTTCCGCCTCGGCGTCGACGGGAACGGTGGTCCGGGTACTCGCGAGGAGATCGCCACGACGTCACAGGGTGACGGCATCGCCATCGGGGAGTCGGGCCGCGTCTACGTGGCGGTCGCGAACCCGATCATCAACGACGTCGAGATCGTGGAGCCCGGACGTGGCGTCGTCGGCGCGCTCCCGTCCCCCGAAGCGAGGGCGACGCTGGCGGTGCCTCTCGTCACTCCCGCATCGTTGGCCTTCCGCGGCACGTCGGTGTTGGCGACCAACCATTCCCAGTACGCGATCGATCCCCGCGAGTGGTCGATCCAGGAGTTGGGCGTGGGGGAGCGGGGACTGCCCCTCCTGTACCCGTCGCCCTGA
- a CDS encoding glycosyltransferase, whose amino-acid sequence MRIVQVANFYGPRSGGLRTAVDQLGAGYVARGHEVTVIVPGDVHSETMSATGVHRITVPSTRLPMTGGYRVARPSVTADVAASLRPDVLEISDRLTLRGLGTWARHRGIRSVMISHERLDRLLGQVLPVPVARAAADVANRRSVLGHDAVVCTTAFAQEEFDRIGADAHRIALGVDLELFHPSRRHRNEGRMIRLVHCGRLSVEKHAERSVDALAHLRREGIDARLVVVGDGPRRSALERRAEGLPVHFAGFVSDRERVARLLAEADVAVAPGPHETFGLAALEALASGTPAVVSGTSALAEIVTPDCGAAVANRSRDFAEGIAATLALPSGGRPTARARAEQYGWPTAVESMLEVLSGR is encoded by the coding sequence ATGCGCATCGTGCAGGTGGCCAACTTCTACGGACCTCGTTCGGGCGGTCTGCGGACGGCCGTGGACCAACTCGGAGCCGGCTATGTCGCTCGCGGCCACGAGGTGACGGTCATCGTGCCCGGCGACGTCCACTCCGAGACGATGTCTGCCACCGGGGTGCATCGCATCACCGTCCCGTCCACCCGGCTCCCGATGACCGGTGGCTACCGGGTGGCGAGGCCGTCCGTGACGGCCGATGTCGCGGCGAGTCTGCGACCGGACGTGCTCGAGATCTCGGACCGTCTGACCCTGCGTGGCCTCGGAACGTGGGCGCGCCACAGGGGGATTCGCAGCGTGATGATCTCCCACGAGAGGCTGGACCGACTGCTCGGACAGGTGTTGCCCGTCCCGGTGGCGCGCGCGGCGGCGGACGTCGCCAACAGGCGGTCCGTCCTCGGTCACGACGCGGTGGTGTGCACCACCGCGTTCGCGCAGGAGGAGTTCGACCGGATCGGCGCAGACGCGCACCGCATCGCACTCGGGGTGGACCTCGAGTTGTTCCACCCGTCGCGTCGCCATCGCAACGAGGGACGGATGATCCGGCTCGTGCACTGTGGACGGCTGTCGGTGGAGAAGCACGCCGAGCGGAGCGTCGACGCCCTGGCACACCTGCGCCGCGAGGGCATCGACGCACGCCTGGTGGTGGTGGGCGACGGTCCGCGGCGGTCCGCGCTCGAGCGGCGCGCCGAGGGTCTGCCCGTGCACTTCGCCGGGTTCGTCTCCGACCGCGAGCGCGTCGCACGGTTGCTCGCCGAGGCGGACGTGGCGGTCGCTCCCGGACCGCACGAGACGTTCGGGCTGGCGGCGCTGGAGGCACTGGCGTCGGGCACACCCGCGGTGGTCTCGGGAACGTCCGCGCTGGCCGAGATCGTCACCCCGGACTGCGGCGCAGCAGTGGCCAATCGCTCTCGCGACTTCGCCGAGGGCATCGCCGCGACCCTGGCGCTCCCCTCGGGCGGACGGCCCACGGCCAGGGCGAGGGCGGAGCAGTACGGCTGGCCGACGGCGGTGGAATCGATGCTCGAGGTCCTGTCCGGGCGGTGA
- a CDS encoding TetR/AcrR family transcriptional regulator: MVADVTETTAVTEPAAQPARRTQAERTAGTRAKLLDAAIDTLVDVGYSRASTQEIARRAGVSRGAQLHHFPTKEALVVAAVERLVERRLDELVGVHRGGPVGPALLLDAFSGPLFHAALELWVAARTDAALHAAVEPLERRVTEVLQEGGRELYGDSMSPAAFDLSIELARGMAVSAIFRTPEEEHAMRARLLPEWERAVTEL, from the coding sequence ATGGTCGCAGATGTGACCGAGACCACCGCCGTGACCGAGCCGGCTGCCCAGCCCGCCCGCCGGACGCAGGCCGAGCGCACCGCCGGCACGCGGGCCAAGCTTCTCGACGCCGCCATCGACACGTTGGTGGACGTCGGATACTCCCGCGCCAGCACTCAGGAGATCGCACGTCGGGCCGGTGTGTCCCGCGGTGCTCAGCTCCACCACTTCCCGACGAAGGAAGCGCTCGTCGTGGCGGCCGTCGAGCGGCTCGTCGAGCGACGCCTCGACGAGCTGGTCGGGGTCCACCGCGGTGGGCCCGTCGGCCCGGCGCTCCTGCTCGACGCCTTCTCCGGCCCGTTGTTCCACGCGGCGCTCGAACTGTGGGTCGCCGCCCGCACGGATGCGGCACTGCACGCCGCGGTGGAACCACTCGAGCGTCGAGTGACCGAGGTGTTGCAGGAAGGCGGCCGAGAGCTCTACGGGGACAGCATGTCTCCCGCTGCCTTCGACCTGAGTATCGAACTCGCACGAGGGATGGCCGTGTCGGCCATCTTCCGAACCCCCGAGGAGGAACACGCGATGCGTGCACGATTGTTGCCGGAGTGGGAGCGGGCGGTGACGGAGCTGTGA